A window of Chloracidobacterium sp. N contains these coding sequences:
- a CDS encoding magnesium chelatase — MALPATFGELKNSPWGDPARWRRSVKDEMRANLIAKLERGEKVFPGIVGYEDSVEPHLINAILSRHNLILLGRRGQAKSRILRSLTSLLDEAIPIVAGSEINDNPFAPISAYAQRVLDEQGDATPIAWRTRAERYIEKLATPDVTIADIIGDIDPIKAAKSGNLLSDETTMHFGLLPRANRAIFAINELPDLAGKIQVGLFNIMQEGDVQIKGFPVRLKLDVALVFSANPEDYTARGKIITPLKDRIGSEILTHYPQTIEEGARITAQEAWTDRAAHAPIHIPKFVREIVETIAFVAREDQRIDRRSGVSQRLPISLLENVVSSAERRALRHHETIIVPRISDIYASLPAITGKIELEYEGEQVGAERIARELIRTACGRVYDNYLALAETGRIVEWFNQGHSLKVSETDSSATILEKMRTIRTLIEVAEMGGYAEGRTPAHLVSAAELILEGLHAQRKVSRSEERGYGKAAPADRRRGRRGDDEDDLGNWGGFGSLN, encoded by the coding sequence ATGGCTTTGCCTGCTACCTTCGGTGAACTCAAAAACAGCCCGTGGGGTGATCCCGCCCGGTGGCGTCGCTCGGTCAAGGACGAAATGCGCGCCAATCTCATCGCCAAGCTCGAACGGGGCGAAAAGGTCTTTCCGGGCATCGTGGGCTATGAAGATTCCGTTGAACCCCACCTCATCAACGCCATTTTGTCGCGGCACAACCTGATTCTGCTGGGGCGGCGGGGGCAGGCCAAAAGCCGTATCCTGCGTTCTCTGACCAGCCTGCTCGATGAGGCAATCCCCATCGTGGCCGGCTCGGAAATCAACGACAACCCCTTTGCGCCCATCAGCGCCTACGCGCAGCGCGTCCTGGACGAGCAGGGGGATGCCACGCCCATTGCCTGGCGAACGCGCGCGGAGCGGTACATCGAAAAACTGGCCACGCCGGATGTCACCATTGCCGACATCATCGGGGACATTGACCCCATCAAGGCGGCGAAGAGCGGCAACCTGCTCAGCGACGAGACCACCATGCACTTTGGTCTGCTGCCCCGGGCCAACCGCGCCATCTTTGCCATCAACGAGTTGCCCGATCTGGCCGGTAAAATCCAGGTTGGGTTGTTCAACATCATGCAGGAAGGGGACGTGCAGATTAAGGGCTTTCCCGTCCGGCTCAAGCTGGATGTTGCCCTGGTGTTTTCGGCCAACCCTGAAGACTACACGGCGCGCGGCAAGATCATCACGCCACTCAAGGACCGGATCGGTTCGGAAATCCTGACCCACTACCCACAGACCATCGAGGAAGGCGCACGGATCACGGCGCAGGAAGCCTGGACTGACCGCGCGGCCCACGCGCCGATCCACATCCCGAAGTTCGTCCGGGAAATCGTGGAAACCATTGCGTTCGTTGCCCGTGAGGACCAGCGGATTGACCGGCGTTCAGGCGTCAGCCAGCGATTGCCCATCTCGCTGCTCGAAAATGTCGTCAGCAGCGCCGAGCGCCGGGCGTTGCGCCACCACGAAACCATCATCGTGCCGCGCATTTCGGACATCTACGCTTCACTGCCGGCGATCACCGGCAAAATCGAACTGGAGTACGAAGGCGAACAGGTCGGCGCGGAACGCATTGCCCGCGAACTCATCCGAACTGCCTGCGGACGGGTTTATGACAACTACCTGGCGCTGGCCGAAACCGGGCGCATCGTTGAGTGGTTCAATCAGGGCCACAGTCTGAAGGTGTCTGAGACAGATTCCTCAGCCACGATACTGGAAAAGATGCGTACCATTCGGACGCTCATCGAAGTTGCCGAAATGGGCGGTTACGCTGAAGGCCGCACGCCGGCGCACCTGGTTTCCGCCGCCGAGCTGATTCTGGAAGGGCTGCACGCCCAGCGCAAAGTCAGCCGTTCGGAAGAGCGTGGCTACGGCAAGGCCGCTCCGGCTGACCGGCGGCGCGGACGACGTGGCGACGACGAGGATGACCTCGGCAACTGGGGTGGTTTCGGAAGCCTCAACTAG
- the pxpB gene encoding 5-oxoprolinase subunit PxpB has protein sequence MRIFPIADDALTVEFGQSISPALHEQVCRLDQALAAQPFAGLRETVPAYASLGVFYAPDQVARAYPTYPSAQAAVISHIEGLLRDLPPADGFSRRRITLPVCYDLRCGPDLPFVAQQHGLSVEEVIARHTAPVYRVFMLGFLPGFAYLGLVDERIATPRRPTPRPHVPAGSVGIAGRQTGIYPTASPGGWQLIGRTPVRMFEPFAPQPARLQPGDEVCFYPIGYEDWLAALAAEAGSAERFTGQA, from the coding sequence ATGCGCATATTTCCCATTGCCGACGATGCGCTGACGGTTGAGTTCGGACAGTCCATTTCACCGGCACTGCACGAACAGGTATGCCGGCTCGATCAGGCGCTGGCGGCCCAACCCTTTGCCGGACTTCGGGAAACCGTCCCGGCCTATGCTTCGCTCGGCGTGTTTTACGCGCCCGACCAGGTGGCCCGCGCCTACCCGACATATCCCAGCGCCCAGGCGGCCGTCATCAGCCACATCGAGGGATTACTCCGTGATCTGCCCCCGGCGGACGGCTTTTCCCGGCGGCGAATCACATTGCCCGTGTGCTATGACCTTCGTTGTGGACCCGATTTGCCCTTCGTGGCGCAGCAGCACGGCCTGTCCGTTGAAGAAGTCATCGCCCGCCACACCGCCCCGGTCTATCGGGTTTTCATGCTGGGCTTTCTGCCGGGTTTTGCCTACCTGGGACTTGTGGATGAGCGGATTGCCACACCGCGCCGTCCGACGCCGCGCCCACATGTGCCAGCCGGCAGCGTCGGCATCGCCGGGCGTCAAACCGGCATTTACCCGACGGCATCACCCGGCGGCTGGCAACTCATCGGACGGACACCGGTACGGATGTTTGAACCGTTTGCACCGCAGCCGGCGCGCTTGCAGCCCGGCGATGAAGTGTGCTTTTACCCGATAGGTTACGAGGACTGGCTGGCGGCGTTGGCCGCGGAAGCCGGCAGCGCGGAACGCTTCACCGGACAGGCATAA
- a CDS encoding LamB/YcsF family protein: MVTIDLNADLGESFGAWSMGADEAILPYVSSVNLACGFHAGDPHTLRASIQRALTQGVAIGAHPSYPDLLGFGRRDMALTPAEVFDCVLYQVAAVQGMCTALGGCLHHVKPHGALYNRAARDADCAAAIARAVQCINPRLILYGLAGSCLVAEAEKIGLRAVGEAFADRRYTLEGTLVPRSRTDALIADVDEAVAQARRIVHQQSVIAAQNHVVALRAETLCLHGDGPHALDFARAIRRALEADGVRIAAPTNGYPANG, translated from the coding sequence ATGGTAACGATTGATCTGAATGCCGACCTAGGCGAAAGCTTCGGCGCCTGGTCTATGGGCGCGGATGAAGCCATTCTGCCCTATGTCTCATCCGTCAATCTGGCCTGTGGCTTCCACGCCGGCGATCCGCATACGCTGCGGGCAAGTATTCAGCGGGCGCTGACACAGGGCGTCGCCATCGGGGCGCATCCGAGCTATCCCGACCTGCTCGGCTTTGGACGCCGTGACATGGCGCTCACTCCCGCAGAAGTCTTCGACTGCGTGCTCTATCAGGTCGCGGCCGTTCAGGGGATGTGTACCGCACTGGGCGGCTGCCTGCACCACGTCAAGCCCCACGGCGCACTGTACAACCGCGCCGCGCGCGATGCCGACTGTGCCGCGGCCATTGCCCGGGCCGTACAGTGCATCAATCCCAGACTTATCCTGTACGGACTGGCCGGGAGCTGCCTGGTGGCGGAAGCCGAAAAGATCGGACTGCGGGCGGTTGGGGAAGCCTTTGCCGACCGGCGCTACACCCTGGAAGGAACGCTTGTGCCGCGCTCCCGGACGGACGCGCTCATCGCGGACGTGGACGAAGCCGTGGCCCAGGCCCGGCGCATCGTTCATCAGCAGTCCGTCATTGCCGCGCAGAATCACGTCGTGGCACTGCGGGCGGAAACGCTCTGTCTGCACGGCGACGGCCCCCACGCGCTCGATTTTGCGCGGGCCATCCGGCGTGCCCTCGAAGCCGACGGCGTACGCATCGCAGCTCCGACCAACGGGTATCCGGCCAATGGGTAA
- the rfaE2 gene encoding D-glycero-beta-D-manno-heptose 1-phosphate adenylyltransferase, with protein MHTADKVCSLTELAARVTAWRREGKRIVLANGCFDLLHVGHVRYLQAAREQGDVLVVGVNGDAAVRELKGPGRPVMPDVERAEILAALACVDAVVIFHERTVETLLWTLRPEVHAKGTDYRPETVPERDVVRAYGGQVVIVGDPKDHSTSNLLQQLRARPLPDRS; from the coding sequence ATGCATACCGCCGATAAAGTGTGTTCTCTAACAGAACTCGCGGCGCGCGTCACGGCCTGGCGGCGCGAGGGCAAGCGGATTGTGCTGGCGAACGGGTGTTTTGACCTGCTGCACGTCGGTCACGTGCGGTATCTGCAGGCGGCGCGGGAACAGGGCGATGTGCTGGTTGTCGGCGTCAACGGCGATGCCGCTGTGCGTGAACTCAAAGGACCCGGACGGCCGGTGATGCCTGATGTCGAGCGGGCTGAAATCCTGGCTGCGCTGGCCTGCGTGGATGCCGTGGTGATCTTTCACGAGCGGACAGTGGAAACCCTGCTGTGGACGCTGCGCCCGGAAGTTCACGCCAAAGGGACGGACTACCGCCCGGAGACCGTCCCCGAACGCGACGTTGTCCGGGCGTATGGCGGGCAGGTGGTGATTGTTGGTGATCCCAAAGATCACTCGACAAGCAACCTGCTCCAGCAGCTCCGTGCCAGACCGCTGCCTGATCGGTCGTAA
- a CDS encoding sodium:proton antiporter has protein sequence MSAYHTIAILLTLAALAAYVNIRWIRLPATIGLMAISLLISVVLVILGEMGLIPLRSFAQFVSSIDFGDVLLHGMLGFLLFAGALHVHVEDLRLAKYPVGILSTVGVVLSTFVTGTLFYYATGFLGLPLTYLEALLFGALIAPTDPIAVLGIVKRVGAPKQLETKIAGESLFNDGVGVVVFLTLLEVYRRPESLSAAGVAKLFVQEAIGGAVLGFVLAWAAYLMLKTVDAYQVEVLITLALVTGTYALAETLHLSAPIAVVVAGLFIGNRARIQAMSEETRLRLDVFWELIDEILNAVLFFLIGLELIVIALQPSYFVIGLLATVASLVGRAAGVGLTITTLRLRQWLPPGTIRILTWSGLRGGISIALALALPPSPARDIIVAATYVVVVFSILVQGLTVGRLVAYFVAAQGPTPDDVDAAPAGGTA, from the coding sequence ATGTCTGCCTACCACACGATAGCCATCCTGCTCACGCTGGCAGCCCTGGCAGCCTATGTCAACATCCGCTGGATTCGCCTGCCGGCAACGATTGGGCTGATGGCCATTTCCCTGCTCATTTCGGTCGTGCTGGTCATCCTGGGTGAAATGGGTCTCATCCCGTTGCGGAGCTTTGCCCAGTTTGTCAGTTCGATTGACTTTGGCGACGTGCTGTTGCACGGCATGCTGGGGTTTCTGCTTTTTGCCGGCGCGCTGCACGTTCACGTCGAAGACCTCCGGCTGGCCAAGTATCCGGTTGGAATTCTCTCAACCGTGGGCGTTGTGCTCTCGACGTTCGTCACCGGGACGCTGTTTTACTATGCCACCGGGTTTCTGGGGTTGCCGCTCACCTACCTGGAAGCGTTGCTGTTTGGAGCATTGATTGCGCCTACCGACCCCATTGCCGTGCTGGGCATTGTCAAACGGGTGGGCGCCCCGAAACAGCTTGAAACCAAGATTGCGGGAGAATCGCTTTTCAACGACGGTGTTGGCGTTGTGGTGTTTCTCACCCTGCTGGAAGTGTACCGGCGGCCGGAATCCCTGAGTGCCGCTGGCGTCGCCAAACTCTTTGTCCAGGAAGCCATTGGGGGCGCGGTGCTGGGCTTTGTCCTGGCCTGGGCCGCTTACCTGATGCTCAAGACCGTGGATGCCTACCAGGTCGAGGTGCTGATCACCCTGGCGCTGGTGACGGGCACTTATGCCCTGGCCGAGACGCTTCACCTGTCGGCGCCGATTGCCGTGGTCGTGGCCGGTCTGTTCATCGGCAATCGGGCGCGCATCCAAGCCATGTCCGAAGAAACGCGCTTGCGTCTCGATGTCTTCTGGGAACTGATTGACGAAATTCTCAACGCCGTGCTGTTTTTCCTGATTGGCCTCGAACTCATCGTCATTGCCCTTCAGCCCTCCTACTTCGTCATCGGACTGCTGGCAACAGTGGCCTCTCTGGTCGGACGGGCGGCCGGGGTCGGACTGACAATTACGACGCTGCGGTTGCGGCAGTGGCTTCCGCCGGGCACGATTCGCATTCTCACCTGGAGCGGTTTGCGCGGCGGAATTTCGATTGCCCTGGCGCTGGCGCTGCCCCCTTCTCCGGCGCGGGACATCATCGTGGCCGCCACCTACGTGGTGGTGGTCTTCTCGATTCTCGTGCAGGGGCTGACGGTGGGGCGGCTCGTGGCGTACTTTGTCGCAGCCCAGGGGCCGACGCCGGACGATGTGGACGCCGCGCCGGCCGGCGGGACAGCCTGA
- a CDS encoding YkvA family protein gives MTDRVLHPPVSLEATNGRHQGELHQAERLSAKSSGPLRRLAREALRFLPNLLKLAYRLARDSRVPQADKIILAATIAYVLTPLDVFPDFIPFFGQIDDSYLLAVALLRLLSRTPGEVLAEHWEGPGDIRPLLNRIIVLTTFFLPKRVRRVVVAQVEPLTQP, from the coding sequence ATGACTGACCGTGTATTGCATCCGCCGGTTTCGCTCGAAGCCACGAATGGCAGGCATCAGGGGGAACTCCATCAGGCTGAGCGTCTGTCCGCCAAATCTTCGGGCCCGCTGCGCCGTCTGGCGCGTGAAGCCCTGCGTTTTCTGCCCAACCTGCTCAAGCTGGCCTACCGTCTGGCACGTGACTCGCGCGTTCCACAGGCGGACAAGATCATTCTGGCGGCCACGATTGCCTACGTGCTCACCCCGCTCGATGTGTTTCCCGATTTCATCCCGTTCTTCGGGCAGATTGACGACAGCTACCTGCTCGCGGTCGCCCTGTTGCGCCTGCTCAGCCGGACGCCCGGCGAGGTGTTGGCCGAACACTGGGAAGGCCCCGGCGACATTCGCCCCCTGCTCAACCGGATCATCGTGCTGACGACCTTTTTCCTGCCCAAGCGGGTGCGGCGGGTGGTCGTGGCGCAGGTCGAGCCGTTGACGCAACCCTGA